The following are from one region of the Paenibacillus sp. KS-LC4 genome:
- the guaA gene encoding glutamine-hydrolyzing GMP synthase translates to MNKPNEIIIVLDFGGQYNQLIARRIRDLGVYSELLPFNTSVERIREIQPKGIVFSGGPASVYETDSPLVDPAIYDLGIPIFGICYGMQLMSHQLQGKVERAGKREYGKAEVDFTPDSRLTQGLDASQTVWMSHSDLVVEPPAGFVVDGSTEHAPIAAMSNPDKHFYAVQFHPEVRHSVFGNEMIRNFLYNICDCDGNWTMESFIEDTVRDIRDQVGDKKVLCALSGGVDSSVVAILLHKAIGDQLTCMFIDHGLLRKDEAEGVMETFVGKFDMKVLKIDAKERFMGKLAGVDDPEQKRKIIGNEFIYVFQEESDKLDDFEFLAQGTLYTDIVESGTATAQTIKSHHNVGGLPEDIKFKLVEPLKALFKDEVRKVGSECGLPDAIVWRQPFPGPGLAIRVLGEVTEEKLTIVRESDAILRDEIAKAGLDREIWQYFTALPNMKSVGVMGDARTYSYTVGIRAVTSIDGMTADWARIPWDVLEKISVRIVNEVDNVNRIVYDVTSKPPATIEWE, encoded by the coding sequence ACATCGGTTGAGCGCATTCGTGAAATTCAGCCGAAAGGGATTGTGTTCTCAGGAGGTCCAGCTAGCGTATACGAAACGGACTCGCCGCTTGTTGACCCGGCAATCTACGATTTGGGAATTCCGATCTTTGGCATTTGCTACGGCATGCAGCTGATGTCGCATCAATTGCAAGGTAAAGTAGAGCGCGCTGGCAAACGGGAATATGGTAAAGCAGAGGTTGATTTTACACCGGACAGCCGTTTGACTCAGGGCCTAGATGCTTCTCAAACTGTATGGATGAGCCACAGCGACCTCGTAGTCGAGCCGCCAGCAGGCTTCGTCGTTGATGGAAGCACGGAGCATGCTCCAATTGCGGCAATGAGCAACCCGGACAAGCATTTCTATGCGGTGCAATTCCATCCGGAGGTTCGTCACTCTGTATTCGGCAATGAAATGATTCGCAACTTCCTCTACAACATTTGCGACTGTGACGGCAACTGGACGATGGAGAGCTTCATCGAGGATACCGTTCGTGATATTCGCGATCAGGTTGGCGACAAGAAGGTGCTATGCGCCCTTTCTGGCGGCGTAGATTCCTCTGTTGTTGCGATTTTGCTGCACAAGGCGATCGGCGATCAGCTTACTTGTATGTTTATTGACCACGGCTTGCTCCGTAAGGATGAAGCAGAAGGCGTTATGGAGACGTTCGTGGGCAAATTCGATATGAAGGTTCTTAAAATCGACGCGAAGGAACGCTTCATGGGCAAGCTTGCCGGAGTGGATGATCCTGAGCAAAAACGTAAAATCATCGGCAACGAGTTTATTTACGTATTCCAAGAAGAGTCTGACAAATTGGATGACTTTGAATTTTTGGCGCAAGGCACGCTGTATACGGATATCGTAGAGAGCGGTACAGCTACAGCCCAAACGATCAAATCCCACCACAATGTCGGCGGTCTGCCGGAAGACATTAAGTTCAAGCTTGTAGAGCCGCTTAAAGCGCTATTCAAGGATGAGGTTCGTAAAGTCGGCTCCGAGTGCGGCTTGCCAGATGCGATCGTATGGCGTCAGCCGTTCCCAGGTCCAGGTCTTGCGATTCGTGTGCTTGGCGAAGTAACGGAAGAGAAGCTGACGATCGTACGCGAGTCGGATGCGATTCTTCGCGATGAAATTGCCAAGGCTGGTCTTGACCGCGAAATTTGGCAGTACTTCACTGCGCTTCCGAATATGAAGAGCGTAGGCGTTATGGGCGATGCCCGCACGTATTCCTACACGGTAGGTATCCGCGCTGTTACTTCCATCGACGGAATGACAGCAGACTGGGCACGTATCCCTTGGGACGTATTGGAGAAAATCTCCGTTCGTATCGTCAACGAAGTGGACAATGTTAACCGTATCGTTTATGACGTAACTTCGAAACCGCCAGCTACGATTGAGTGGGAATAA
- a CDS encoding histidine kinase, which translates to MKTVHTFFVKNFIAVILPMFIPILVLGGLFHLIIKTQIKDTIILNNSNSLHQTIDTFNLIFNELDAVSLYFSNPVIKQNLSHILKEPSLSFGDLTLFDTLRQFVNVPAITRPYIHSIYMYIPNDYGRFYNSNYGVDYLEQSYDSAWQRSLENHEHESMWAEPRAIKEYSFEPSKEVITFYRRLSLGQPSGNDGILIMNISTDYINKKLEQLKKLPEQQFYVLDANRQLIISSAQSAPLTDKQIEEVAASELTIFTLPLAAGSNLISRVQSDSYHWSFVTVIAEKSLYKVPNSLAKLTFSLLAACFLIGAVLAYVLTRKNYDNVKMILNIIQSAQKGGVVSKIEKKPSDVYHYIIQNVLKTFVENNYLSVQLSERKYRYEVIELKALQSQMNPHFLLNTIQTIYWKVLKLTGKPNEANAMLEHLGDILKFSLDVQARLIPLEDELKYTRSYIEILKYRYGDKFSVVWDVYETVLHYYVTKLLLQPLVENALYHGIKNKKGTGIIRIKIRARGGQLVLSVTDNGTGMAPNRLNQIRSKLRCSLDSSDDSQNSHIGLSNTYKRLHLQFGTSSSLVIRSKPGWGTQVEIVIPLSLNDRSQA; encoded by the coding sequence GTGAAAACGGTACACACTTTTTTTGTAAAAAACTTCATTGCTGTTATTCTGCCCATGTTTATACCGATTTTAGTGCTAGGCGGCTTGTTTCATTTAATTATCAAAACCCAGATTAAAGATACTATTATTTTAAACAATTCCAATTCACTCCACCAGACGATTGACACCTTTAATTTGATTTTTAATGAGCTGGACGCCGTTTCCTTGTATTTCTCGAATCCGGTCATCAAGCAGAACCTGAGTCATATTCTGAAGGAGCCGAGTCTGTCGTTTGGCGATTTGACACTGTTTGATACCCTGCGGCAATTTGTGAATGTACCGGCCATTACAAGACCGTACATCCATTCGATATATATGTATATACCAAACGACTACGGTCGATTTTACAACAGCAACTATGGCGTTGATTATCTGGAGCAATCCTACGACAGCGCTTGGCAACGTTCGCTTGAGAACCATGAGCATGAATCGATGTGGGCGGAGCCGCGCGCCATCAAGGAATATTCATTTGAGCCCTCTAAGGAGGTCATTACATTCTACCGCCGACTTAGCCTTGGACAGCCATCGGGCAATGACGGCATTCTGATTATGAACATTTCGACAGATTACATCAATAAGAAGTTGGAGCAGTTGAAGAAGCTGCCCGAGCAGCAATTTTATGTACTTGACGCAAACCGACAGCTTATAATCAGCAGTGCTCAATCAGCGCCTCTGACGGACAAACAGATCGAAGAGGTGGCTGCAAGCGAGCTCACCATCTTCACCTTGCCTTTAGCTGCAGGCTCCAATCTTATATCCAGAGTTCAGTCCGATTCGTACCACTGGAGCTTCGTCACCGTAATTGCGGAGAAAAGCCTGTACAAGGTGCCGAATTCTCTGGCCAAGCTCACCTTCTCTCTACTCGCGGCTTGCTTCCTGATTGGCGCTGTGCTCGCTTATGTACTGACCCGCAAAAATTATGACAATGTTAAAATGATATTGAACATTATCCAGTCCGCACAGAAGGGAGGCGTCGTCTCCAAAATCGAAAAAAAACCGTCGGATGTGTATCATTACATTATCCAAAACGTGCTCAAAACATTTGTTGAAAACAACTATTTGTCCGTGCAGCTTTCCGAGCGGAAATATCGTTACGAAGTCATTGAGCTTAAGGCGTTGCAGTCACAAATGAATCCGCATTTTCTGCTCAATACGATTCAAACCATTTATTGGAAGGTGCTTAAGCTAACGGGCAAGCCTAACGAAGCGAATGCCATGCTAGAACATTTGGGAGATATATTGAAGTTTTCACTGGATGTTCAAGCTCGGTTGATTCCGCTGGAGGACGAGCTGAAATATACGCGCAGCTATATCGAGATTCTCAAATATCGCTATGGCGATAAATTCAGCGTTGTATGGGATGTGTACGAAACGGTTCTGCATTACTATGTGACCAAGCTGCTGCTTCAGCCACTTGTCGAGAATGCGCTGTATCACGGCATCAAGAACAAAAAGGGAACCGGAATCATTCGGATCAAAATTCGCGCCAGGGGCGGGCAACTGGTACTGAGCGTAACCGACAACGGAACAGGCATGGCTCCCAATCGCCTGAATCAGATCAGGAGCAAGCTGCGCTGCTCACTGGACAGCTCCGATGACAGCCAGAACAGCCATATCGGCTTGTCCAACACCTATAAGCGGCTACATCTGCAATTCGGAACCTCCTCCTCTCTGGTGATCCGCTCCAAGCCCGGTTGGGGCACACAGGTCGAGATCGTGATTCCCTTAAGTCTGAATGACCGTTCCCAAGCATAA
- a CDS encoding response regulator has product MHRLLLVDDERETRLGLRNYFPWREIGFEIAGEAENGVDALAILESEHIDVILSDILMPVMDGLDLAHEIFSKRLPVKIVFLSGHREFEYAQKALLYGVKNYIVKPTRYDELVDTFQKLNEELKASNVHRTENTGEHKVVTTVRQYIQRNLATASLEEAAEQVFMTPQYLSKFIKDKTGHNYSELLLARRMEMAKELLEDLRYKIYQVSEMVGYTNSKNFTRAFHKYYGKPPRDWRVE; this is encoded by the coding sequence ATGCACAGACTTCTGCTCGTAGATGATGAAAGGGAAACCAGGCTCGGGCTTCGCAACTATTTCCCGTGGCGAGAAATCGGATTTGAAATTGCTGGAGAGGCGGAAAACGGCGTTGATGCTCTTGCCATACTGGAGTCAGAGCATATTGATGTGATTTTAAGCGATATTCTTATGCCTGTTATGGACGGACTGGATCTGGCCCACGAAATATTTAGTAAGCGCTTACCGGTCAAAATCGTATTTTTGAGTGGACATCGGGAATTCGAATATGCTCAGAAGGCGCTTCTGTATGGAGTTAAAAATTATATTGTTAAGCCTACCAGATACGATGAGCTGGTGGATACGTTTCAAAAATTGAATGAGGAGCTGAAAGCTTCTAATGTCCATAGGACGGAAAACACAGGAGAGCACAAGGTTGTAACGACCGTCCGTCAATATATCCAGAGAAACCTCGCCACTGCTAGTCTGGAGGAGGCCGCGGAACAGGTTTTTATGACACCGCAATATCTCAGCAAATTTATTAAGGACAAGACCGGTCACAATTATTCCGAGCTGCTGTTGGCCCGGCGAATGGAGATGGCTAAGGAACTGCTGGAGGATTTGCGCTACAAAATTTATCAGGTAAGCGAGATGGTTGGATATACCAATTCCAAAAATTTCACCCGCGCCTTTCATAAATATTATGGCAAGCCGCCACGAGACTGGAGGGTCGAATAA
- a CDS encoding sugar phosphate isomerase/epimerase — protein MGIKFGCHGYTWQLSYETQSDNLPHIMNVIAAGGFKGLDTQVVMLGRFDNSPQFLKEELHKRGLDLAALTLSLKWTGSEESDEERETADYYINYLKHFPHALLNIVQMPGNNREQLQRRQRDLLRCVNEIGRRAAEQGVVASFHPNSPPGSLFRTGEDYKVMFDGLNSTVIGYTPDAGHIACGGMDVAEVFEQYRPFIRHVHFKDASASHVWESMGEGIIDFPRIVKHLHDTGYNGWIMVEEESAKAVADPDGAMMMNSRYVTESLLPYTK, from the coding sequence ATGGGCATCAAGTTTGGATGTCACGGTTACACATGGCAGTTGTCTTATGAGACACAATCGGATAATTTGCCACATATTATGAATGTTATCGCAGCCGGAGGCTTCAAAGGACTGGATACGCAAGTTGTGATGCTGGGCCGATTCGACAACTCGCCTCAATTTTTGAAGGAGGAGTTGCACAAGAGGGGGCTTGACCTTGCGGCCTTGACCTTGTCACTGAAGTGGACGGGCAGTGAGGAAAGCGACGAGGAGCGGGAAACGGCAGATTATTATATTAATTATCTGAAGCATTTTCCTCATGCCTTGCTCAATATCGTGCAGATGCCCGGAAACAATCGAGAGCAATTGCAGCGAAGACAGCGCGATCTGCTCCGTTGTGTCAACGAGATCGGCAGAAGGGCAGCGGAGCAGGGGGTAGTCGCTTCGTTCCATCCCAATTCGCCGCCAGGCTCCTTGTTCCGCACGGGCGAGGATTACAAGGTGATGTTCGATGGACTGAACAGCACGGTTATCGGCTATACGCCGGATGCTGGCCATATCGCATGCGGCGGTATGGATGTGGCAGAGGTATTCGAGCAATACAGACCGTTTATCCGGCATGTGCACTTCAAGGACGCATCCGCGAGCCATGTGTGGGAATCGATGGGTGAGGGCATCATTGATTTCCCTCGGATTGTTAAGCATTTGCACGATACGGGCTACAATGGCTGGATCATGGTGGAAGAGGAATCGGCGAAGGCGGTGGCGGATCCGGACGGAGCCATGATGATGAATAGTCGTTATGTGACAGAAAGCTTGCTTCCTTATACGAAATAA
- a CDS encoding D-glycerate dehydrogenase, producing MRVWEGGGTIPREVLLEWAADAEGILSVGHTISVDETLLKAAPKLRALAQVGKGYDNIDVAACTARGIPFGNTPGVLADATADLVFGIMLSAMRRIHEGWQLVKAGQWQEVMGSDLYGKTLGIAGMGDIGTAVARRARASGMNIIYCNRKRSPHEAQLEARHVSLDELLKQSDCVVVLVPLTSDSKGMFGKEQFDRMKPSAYFVNASRGALVQTSALYEALRENKIAYAALDVTDPEPLPGDHPLLDLPNVLVTPHIGSATLETRTRMAMLAVDNLLCGIAGQPMPSCVNPSFYSNRS from the coding sequence GTGCGGGTATGGGAGGGCGGGGGAACGATTCCGCGGGAGGTGCTGCTGGAATGGGCTGCAGATGCTGAAGGTATATTAAGTGTCGGGCATACGATTTCAGTGGACGAGACATTATTGAAAGCGGCACCAAAGCTGCGTGCTCTGGCACAGGTAGGCAAGGGCTATGACAATATTGATGTTGCCGCCTGTACGGCAAGAGGCATTCCATTCGGCAATACGCCGGGCGTGCTGGCCGATGCGACCGCGGATCTGGTATTCGGCATTATGCTGTCGGCGATGCGCAGAATCCATGAGGGCTGGCAACTAGTCAAGGCGGGTCAGTGGCAGGAAGTGATGGGCAGCGATCTGTATGGCAAAACGCTTGGCATCGCGGGCATGGGCGATATTGGCACCGCGGTGGCTAGAAGGGCGCGGGCAAGCGGCATGAATATTATCTATTGTAATCGAAAGCGCAGCCCGCATGAGGCGCAACTGGAGGCCAGACATGTCAGTCTTGACGAGCTGCTGAAGCAGTCGGATTGTGTCGTGGTGCTTGTGCCACTGACCAGCGATAGTAAAGGCATGTTTGGCAAGGAGCAATTTGATCGTATGAAGCCATCGGCTTATTTTGTAAACGCTTCACGAGGAGCGCTGGTGCAGACATCTGCACTATACGAGGCTTTGCGAGAGAACAAGATCGCATATGCTGCACTGGATGTGACTGACCCGGAACCACTGCCGGGAGATCATCCTTTACTGGATTTACCCAATGTGCTGGTAACCCCGCATATTGGCAGCGCAACCTTGGAGACACGTACACGCATGGCGATGCTGGCGGTAGACAATTTGTTGTGCGGAATTGCAGGGCAGCCAATGCCATCCTGTGTCAATCCATCATTCTATTCAAATCGATCATAG
- a CDS encoding extracellular solute-binding protein, which translates to MFNFHKSMIAGMILLLSTTLLLSACSGSNTEGKNGSNGSETTGDKEVTLRFSWWGGESRHQATLEAIKMYMDEHPNVTIEAEYGTFDGYYQKLQTQLSGGAAPDLIQLDYLWINDLVSQGDLFVDLNTLGDTIDLSEFDEQFLKDWAIINGKLQGLPTGINALTAITNKTFMEREGLPTDIDWTWEQVLEEGEKLHQNNADYYFINSDLATLTEKIVPSYHSQLTGRYLVNNDYSLGFDQQSMTQTFAFLHSLFERGVLQPLGESALYNAKTEQNPKWINGQTAMTIANVTDIPKHRGTAVGFDIATTLFPIKDNAVSSGLNARPSQLIGINQNSKNIEEAAKFLDWFFTNEQATLTLGVERSIPVRPTAKKLLLDHNGLDQVVAGALDTALAHQDAAPSYINNNQELLKISNEVVEKVAFGKVSPEAGAKEMVERYESKLKEIEAATKK; encoded by the coding sequence ATGTTCAATTTTCATAAATCCATGATAGCGGGAATGATCTTGCTGCTGAGTACTACGCTTCTGCTGTCCGCATGCTCCGGCTCGAATACGGAAGGCAAAAACGGAAGCAATGGCTCCGAAACGACCGGAGACAAAGAAGTGACGCTGCGTTTCTCCTGGTGGGGAGGCGAGAGCCGGCATCAGGCCACGCTGGAGGCAATCAAGATGTATATGGACGAGCATCCGAATGTTACCATTGAAGCGGAATACGGTACTTTCGACGGTTATTACCAGAAGCTTCAGACGCAGCTTTCCGGCGGAGCGGCTCCGGATCTGATCCAGCTTGATTATTTGTGGATTAATGATCTGGTCAGTCAAGGCGATTTGTTCGTGGATTTGAATACGCTGGGAGATACCATTGATTTGAGCGAATTCGACGAGCAATTCCTGAAGGATTGGGCGATTATCAATGGCAAGCTGCAAGGCCTGCCTACCGGAATCAATGCATTGACAGCGATTACGAACAAAACGTTTATGGAGCGTGAAGGGCTGCCGACTGACATAGATTGGACCTGGGAGCAGGTGCTGGAGGAGGGCGAAAAGCTGCATCAGAATAACGCAGATTACTATTTTATTAATTCCGATCTGGCTACGCTCACGGAGAAGATTGTACCGTCCTATCACAGTCAATTGACAGGCCGATATTTAGTAAACAACGATTATTCTCTGGGCTTCGATCAGCAATCCATGACCCAGACGTTCGCTTTCCTACATTCCTTGTTTGAACGCGGCGTTTTGCAGCCGCTTGGAGAAAGTGCATTGTACAATGCCAAGACAGAGCAAAATCCGAAGTGGATTAACGGCCAAACAGCGATGACAATTGCCAATGTTACGGATATTCCGAAGCATCGCGGGACAGCAGTTGGTTTCGACATTGCAACTACGCTGTTCCCGATCAAGGATAATGCAGTTTCCTCTGGTCTTAATGCAAGACCGTCACAATTGATCGGCATTAACCAAAATTCCAAAAATATCGAAGAAGCGGCAAAATTCCTGGATTGGTTCTTCACGAACGAGCAAGCGACGCTGACACTGGGCGTGGAGCGCTCCATCCCGGTCAGACCGACTGCGAAGAAGCTGCTCCTTGATCATAACGGGCTGGATCAGGTTGTTGCGGGAGCTCTGGATACTGCGCTTGCTCATCAGGATGCCGCTCCGAGCTATATCAATAATAATCAAGAGTTGCTTAAAATTTCCAATGAAGTCGTTGAGAAGGTAGCATTCGGCAAGGTTTCTCCGGAAGCGGGTGCCAAAGAAATGGTGGAAAGATATGAGTCCAAGCTGAAAGAAATCGAGGCGGCAACCAAAAAATAA